The Phalacrocorax carbo chromosome 28, bPhaCar2.1, whole genome shotgun sequence genome has a window encoding:
- the DENND4B gene encoding DENN domain-containing protein 4B isoform X3, with protein MSDEKPPQLVDYFVVAGLTDTSRPLEEENQQHRLARPSEPITDVAVIIRSQGEEVPHGFTCIETTTSGHPVDLNAGLLNNPQMFICYKRGRDKPPLIELGVHYEGKDRPKPGYKILDTTPYSRSANLNSGGPGHQRTFLTYRRAAEPHGHNTLGVTDICLIMPSKGESTPHTFCRVDKNLNTSMWGPALFLCYKIAMAKANTLVYEAGLLGRYPEQDSESFPLPESVPVFCLPMGATIESWPADTKYPLPVFSTFVLTGASGDKVYGAAIQFHEAFPRERLSEKQSLRLGLLSVVDRRPVAGRSLQTRKSICVLSHWPFFDVFRKFLMFIYRYSISGPHVLPLETHISHFMHNVPFPSPQRPRILVQMSPYDNLLLCRPVSSPLPLSGASFLTLLQNLGPDNAVALLVAVLTEQKLLIHSLRPDVLTSVGEALVAMIFPLRWQCPYIPLCPLALADVLCAPVPFIVGIHSSYFDLHEPPRDVIFVDLDTNTIFQSEERKLLSPRSLPRRPCKVLLASLHSLSQQLDEMYSGPGEEASLELLLSDAEAARGRRAQLELEARAAFLRFMACVLRGYRSFLCPIALAPAPAGRDAGSLFALQGFLKSRERAYHRFYGQLLRTQLFTQFIEDCSFASDRDPCLEFFDTCVDKVQAELEKPEDTPLMELDDPRGGEHTVFITPPEQPAGPDGAELPARYRYDGFPTLRPELLEPPRDPLVAQLCQARSSAPSSPAPRRTKQEMKVAQRVAQKYSSVPDMWAKCLLGHCYGLWFLYLPTHVRAAPAKLRALQLAYDVLRKMEAHKVVLPDEVCYRILMQLCGQYGEPVLSVRVLLEMKRAGIVPNTITYGYYNKAVLESKWPAGTQSGRLRWAKLRNVVLGAAQFRQPLRQRERQAAAAAAATAPPAPDPLPPRLQGPPGSADGSLSDVSFATDESDRADEGPAGGTPRRGLAAKLQQLLSPGKRSPLRPAAGAELPAGPRDAADAACPRRGSEQRDGDPPPRRSPAETLLRPRERPESTASESSVSLGSELDLSDTSVGSTGVPKSSELPADGAAGQEPPAVEVLLSSCSRCQGCGALVYDEEVMAGWTSDDSNLNTTCPFCSRSFVPFLSIEIQDFQLPPSAAGDGSLPPPAAQGPVLSDRRRCLALDEAEPELCNGCPDTAVPRRSERVAFAYLSPLVLRKELESLVENEGGEFLAQPELVDSHPIIYWNLVWYFQRLELPSNLPRLLLGSQHVALAPQAQPPDAPCVRVRLLWDVLAPEGDACPPLYVLWRRHSSVPTLLRSQRPPGHPFSLTFLEAVLSHVGLNEVHKAIALFLETPAAPGGPQNLQRSIYREILFLTLAALGRDHVDIAAFDKKYKSAYNKLAGSLGKEELRRRRAQPPSSKAIDCRKSFGATLEC; from the exons ATGTCGGACGAGAAGCCCCCGCAGCTTGTGGACTACTTCGTGGTAGCCGGACTGACGGACACCTCGCGGCCGCTGGAGGAGGAGAACCAGCAGCACCGTCTGGCCCGCCCCAGCGAACCCATCACGGACGTGGCTGTCATCATCCGCTCGCAGGGCGAGGAGGTGCCCCACGGCTTCACCTGCATCGAGACCACCACCTCGGGCCACCCTGTTGACCTCAACGCCGGGCTGCTCAACAACCCCCAGATGTTCATATGCTACAAGCGGGGTCGGGACAAGCCCCCCCTCATCGAGTTGGG GGTGCACTACGAGGGCAAGGACCGCCCGAAACCGGGCTATAAGATCCTGGACACGACGCCCTACAGCCGCTCGGCCAACCTCAATTCGGGGGGGCCGGGACACCAACGCACTTTCCTGACGTACCGGCGAGCGGCCGAGCCCCACGGCCACAACACGCTGGGGGTCACTGATATTTGCCTCATCATGCCCAGCAAAGGCGAGAGCACCCCTCATACCTTCTGCCGGGTGGACAAGAACCTCAACACCAGCATG TGGGGCCCTGCCCTGTTCCTGTGCTACAAGATCGCCATGGCCAAGGCCAACACGCTGGTCTACGAAGCCG GGCTGCTGGGACGTTACCCCGAGCAGGACAGCGAGTCCTTTCCCCTTCCCGAATCGGTGCCCGTcttctgcctgcccatgggggCCACCATTGAGAGCTGGCCGGCCGACACCAAGTACCCTCTGCCCGTCTTCTCCACCTTCGTGCTGACCGGCGCCTCGGGCGACAAG GTTTACGGAGCGGCCATCCAGTTCCACGAGGCGTTTCCCCGAGAGCGGCTGTCGGAGAAGCAGAGCCTACGCCTGGGGCTGCTGAGCGTGGTGGATCGACGGCCCGTGGCCGGCCGCTCGCTGCAGACCCGCAAGAGCATCTGCGTCCTCTCCCACTGGCCCTTCTTCGACGTCTTCCGCAAGTTCCTCATGTTTATCTACCGCTACTCCATCTCGGGGCCCCACGTGCTGCCCCTCGAGAC GCACATCTCGCATTTCATGCACAACGTCCCCTTCCCGTCCCCGCAGCGGCCGCGCATCCTGGTCCAG ATGTCCCCCTACGACAACCTGCTGCTGTGCCGGCCCGTGTCCTCCCCGCTGCCGCTCAG cggtgccaGCTTCCTGACGCTGCTGCAGAACCTGGGCCCCGACAACGCGGTGGCGCTGCTGGTGGCCGTGCTGACCGAACAGAAGCTGCTCATCCACTCCCTACGCCCCGACGTCCTGACCAGCGTCGGCGAAGCCCTGGTGGCG ATGATCTTCCCCCTGCGCTGGCAGTGCCCCTACATCCCGCTGTGCCCGCTGGCGCTGGCTGACGTGCTGTGTGCCCCCGTGCCCTTCATTGTAGGCATCCACTCCAGCTACTTCGACCTCCACGAGCCCCCCAGGGACGTCATCTTCGTCGATCTGGACACCAACACCATCTTCCA GAGTGAGGAACGCAAACTGCTGTCCCCGCGCTCCCTACCCCGCCGTCCCTGCAAGGTGCTGCTGGCCTcgctccacagcctctcccagcagctggaTGAGA TGTACAGCGGGCCGGGTGAGGAGGCGtcgctggagctgctgctgagcgacgcggaggcggcgcggggccggcgagcgcagctggagctggaggcgCGGGCGGCTTTCCTGCGTTTCATGGCCTGCGTCCTGCGGGGTTACCGCTCCTTCCTGTGCCCCATCGCCCTggcgcccgccccggccggccGCGACGCCGGCAGCCTCTTCGCCCTGCAGG GGTTCCTCAAGTCCCGGGAGCGGGCGTACCACCGGTTTTACGGGCAGCTGCTGCGCACCCAGCTCTTCACCCAGTTCATCGAGGACTGCTCCTTCGCCAGCGACCGAGACCCCTGCCTCGAGTTTTTTGACACCTGCGTGGATAAG gtgcaggcgGAGCTGGAGAAGCCGGAGGACACCCCCCTGATGGAGCTGGACGACCCGCGGGGGGGTGAGCACACGGTCTTCATCACCCCCCCCGAGCAGCCGGCGGGTCCCGACGGCGCCGAGCTGCCTGCGCGGTACCG CTATGATGGGTTCCCCACCCTGCGCCCCGAGCTCCTGGAGCCCCCCCGGGACCCGCTGGTGGCCCAGCTGTGTCAGGCCAGGAGCAGTGCCCCCAGCAGCCCGGCCCCACGCAGGACCAAGCAG GAGATGAAGGTGGCCCAGCGTGTGGCCCAGAAGTACTCCTCGGTGCCCGACATGTGGGCCAAGTGCCTGCTGGGGCACTGCTACGGGCTCTGGTTCCTTTACCTGCCCACCCACgtccgcgccgcccccgccaaGCTGCGGGCGCTCCAGCTGGCCTACGACGTCCTGCGCAAGATGGAGGCTCACAAAGTGGTGCTGCCGGACGAG GTTTGTTACCGCATCCTGATGCAGCTCTGCGGGCAGTACGGCGAGCCGGTGCTGTCGGTGCGGGTGTTGCTGGAGATGAAGCGTGCCGGCATCGTGCCCAACACCATCACCTACGGCTACTACAACAAG GCGGTGCTGGAGAGCAAGTGGCCAGCGGGGACGCAGAGCGGGCGCCTGCGCTGGGCCAAGCTCCGCAACGTGGTGCTGGGGGCGGCCCAGTTTCGGCAGCCCCTGCGGCAGCGGGAACGCcaggctgccgccgccgctgccgccacCGCCCCCCCAG CCCCGGATCCGCTGCCCCCGCGGCTGCAGGGTCCCCCCGGCTCGGCCGATGGGAGCCTGTCAGACGTCAGCTTCGCCACGGACGAGAGCGACCGGGCGGACGAGGGGCCGGCGGGTGGCACGCCGCGACGGGGCTTGGCCgccaagctgcagcagctcctgtcaCCCGGCAAACGGTCCCCGCTGCGGCCGGCCGCCGGCGCCGAgctccccgccggcccccgcgaTGCCGCTGACGCTGCCTGCCCGCGCAGGGGCTCCGAGCAGCGGGACGGGGATCCCCCGCCGCGCCGCAGCCCCGCTGAAACCCTGCTGCGCCCACGGGAACGGCCCGAATCCACCGCCTCCGAG AGCTCCGTCTCTCTGGGCAGTGAGTTGGACCTGTCGGACACGTCGGTGGGCAGCACCGGCGTTCCCAAGTCCTCCGAGCTGCCGGCTGATGGGGCGGCCGGGCAGGAGCCGCCCGCCGTGGAG gTCCTGCTGTCCAGCTGCTCGCGGTGCCAGGGCTGCGGCGCGCTGGTGTACGACGAGGAGGTGATGGCCGGCTGGACCTCCGACGACTCCAACCTCAACACCACCTGCCCCTTCTGCAGCCGCTCCTTCGTCCCCTTCCTCAGCATCGAGATCCAGGACTTCCAGCTGCCCCCCAG TGCCGCCGGGGAcggctccctccctcctcccgctGCGCAGGGACCGGTTCTCAGCGACCGCCGCCGCTGCCTGGCCCTGGACGAGGCCGAACCGGAGCTCTGCAACGGCTGCCCGGACACGGCG GTGCCGCGGCGGTCAGAGCGGGTGGCTTTCGCCTACCTGAGCCCGTTGGTGTTACGGAAGGAGTTGGAAAGTTTGGTGGAGAACGAAGGCGGCGAGTTCCTGGCGCAGCCGGAGCTTGTGGACAGTCACCCCATCATCTACTGGAACCTCGTCTGGTACTTCCAGCGCCTGGAGCTGCCCAGCAACCTTCCCCGCCTGCTCCTGGGCTCCCAGCACGTCGCCCTGGCCCCGCAG GCGCAGCCCCCGGACGCCCCCTGCGTGCGTGTGCGGCTGCTGTGGGACGTCCTGGCCCCCGAAGGTGACGCCTGCCCCCCGCTTTACGTCCTCTGGCGGCGTCACA gTAGCGTCCCCACCCTGCTGCGGTCCCAGCGACCCCCCGGCCACCCCTTCTCGCTGACCTTCCTGGAGGCCGTGCTGAGCCACGTGGGACTGAACGAGGTGCACAAAGCCATCGCCCTCTTCCTCGAGACGCCGGCAGCCCCGGGCGGCCCCCAGAACCTGCAGAG GAGCATCTACCGGGAAATCCTCTTCCTCACGCTGGCAGCGCTGGGCAGGGACCATGTGGACATAG CCGCTTTCGACAAGAAATACAAGTCGGCCTACAACAAGCTGGCGGGGAGCCTGGGCAAGGAGgagctgcggcggcggcgggcgcagCCCCCCAGCTCCAAAGCCATCGACTGTCGCAAGAGTTTTGGGGCCACCCTGGAGTGTTAG
- the DENND4B gene encoding DENN domain-containing protein 4B isoform X2, with translation MSDEKPPQLVDYFVVAGLTDTSRPLEEENQQHRLARPSEPITDVAVIIRSQGEEVPHGFTCIETTTSGHPVDLNAGLLNNPQMFICYKRGRDKPPLIELGVHYEGKDRPKPGYKILDTTPYSRSANLNSGGPGHQRTFLTYRRAAEPHGHNTLGVTDICLIMPSKGESTPHTFCRVDKNLNTSMWGPALFLCYKIAMAKANTLVYEAGLLGRYPEQDSESFPLPESVPVFCLPMGATIESWPADTKYPLPVFSTFVLTGASGDKVYGAAIQFHEAFPRERLSEKQSLRLGLLSVVDRRPVAGRSLQTRKSICVLSHWPFFDVFRKFLMFIYRYSISGPHVLPLETHISHFMHNVPFPSPQRPRILVQMSPYDNLLLCRPVSSPLPLSGASFLTLLQNLGPDNAVALLVAVLTEQKLLIHSLRPDVLTSVGEALVAMIFPLRWQCPYIPLCPLALADVLCAPVPFIVGIHSSYFDLHEPPRDVIFVDLDTNTIFQSEERKLLSPRSLPRRPCKVLLASLHSLSQQLDEMYSGPGEEASLELLLSDAEAARGRRAQLELEARAAFLRFMACVLRGYRSFLCPIALAPAPAGRDAGSLFALQGFLKSRERAYHRFYGQLLRTQLFTQFIEDCSFASDRDPCLEFFDTCVDKVQAELEKPEDTPLMELDDPRGGEHTVFITPPEQPAGPDGAELPARYRYDGFPTLRPELLEPPRDPLVAQLCQARSSAPSSPAPRRTKQEMKVAQRVAQKYSSVPDMWAKCLLGHCYGLWFLYLPTHVRAAPAKLRALQLAYDVLRKMEAHKVVLPDEVCYRILMQLCGQYGEPVLSVRVLLEMKRAGIVPNTITYGYYNKAVLESKWPAGTQSGRLRWAKLRNVVLGAAQFRQPLRQRERQAAAAAAATAPPDGRAPPAPRPSLQRQTTWAGRSLRDPPPTPRLVKSGSLSFPGGTHGEGGRGGLGEPPTTRPPPLPAAPDPLPPRLQGPPGSADGSLSDVSFATDESDRADEGPAGGTPRRGLAAKLQQLLSPGKRSPLRPAAGAELPAGPRDAADAACPRRGSEQRDGDPPPRRSPAETLLRPRERPESTASESSVSLGSELDLSDTSVGSTGVPKSSELPADGAAGQEPPAVEVLLSSCSRCQGCGALVYDEEVMAGWTSDDSNLNTTCPFCSRSFVPFLSIEIQDFQLPPSAAGDGSLPPPAAQGPVLSDRRRCLALDEAEPELCNGCPDTAVPRRSERVAFAYLSPLVLRKELESLVENEGGEFLAQPELVDSHPIIYWNLVWYFQRLELPSNLPRLLLGSQHVALAPQAQPPDAPCVRVRLLWDVLAPEGDACPPLYVLWRRHSSVPTLLRSQRPPGHPFSLTFLEAVLSHVGLNEVHKAIALFLETPAAPGGPQNLQRSIYREILFLTLAALGRDHVDIAAFDKKYKSAYNKLAGSLGKEELRRRRAQPPSSKAIDCRKSFGATLEC, from the exons ATGTCGGACGAGAAGCCCCCGCAGCTTGTGGACTACTTCGTGGTAGCCGGACTGACGGACACCTCGCGGCCGCTGGAGGAGGAGAACCAGCAGCACCGTCTGGCCCGCCCCAGCGAACCCATCACGGACGTGGCTGTCATCATCCGCTCGCAGGGCGAGGAGGTGCCCCACGGCTTCACCTGCATCGAGACCACCACCTCGGGCCACCCTGTTGACCTCAACGCCGGGCTGCTCAACAACCCCCAGATGTTCATATGCTACAAGCGGGGTCGGGACAAGCCCCCCCTCATCGAGTTGGG GGTGCACTACGAGGGCAAGGACCGCCCGAAACCGGGCTATAAGATCCTGGACACGACGCCCTACAGCCGCTCGGCCAACCTCAATTCGGGGGGGCCGGGACACCAACGCACTTTCCTGACGTACCGGCGAGCGGCCGAGCCCCACGGCCACAACACGCTGGGGGTCACTGATATTTGCCTCATCATGCCCAGCAAAGGCGAGAGCACCCCTCATACCTTCTGCCGGGTGGACAAGAACCTCAACACCAGCATG TGGGGCCCTGCCCTGTTCCTGTGCTACAAGATCGCCATGGCCAAGGCCAACACGCTGGTCTACGAAGCCG GGCTGCTGGGACGTTACCCCGAGCAGGACAGCGAGTCCTTTCCCCTTCCCGAATCGGTGCCCGTcttctgcctgcccatgggggCCACCATTGAGAGCTGGCCGGCCGACACCAAGTACCCTCTGCCCGTCTTCTCCACCTTCGTGCTGACCGGCGCCTCGGGCGACAAG GTTTACGGAGCGGCCATCCAGTTCCACGAGGCGTTTCCCCGAGAGCGGCTGTCGGAGAAGCAGAGCCTACGCCTGGGGCTGCTGAGCGTGGTGGATCGACGGCCCGTGGCCGGCCGCTCGCTGCAGACCCGCAAGAGCATCTGCGTCCTCTCCCACTGGCCCTTCTTCGACGTCTTCCGCAAGTTCCTCATGTTTATCTACCGCTACTCCATCTCGGGGCCCCACGTGCTGCCCCTCGAGAC GCACATCTCGCATTTCATGCACAACGTCCCCTTCCCGTCCCCGCAGCGGCCGCGCATCCTGGTCCAG ATGTCCCCCTACGACAACCTGCTGCTGTGCCGGCCCGTGTCCTCCCCGCTGCCGCTCAG cggtgccaGCTTCCTGACGCTGCTGCAGAACCTGGGCCCCGACAACGCGGTGGCGCTGCTGGTGGCCGTGCTGACCGAACAGAAGCTGCTCATCCACTCCCTACGCCCCGACGTCCTGACCAGCGTCGGCGAAGCCCTGGTGGCG ATGATCTTCCCCCTGCGCTGGCAGTGCCCCTACATCCCGCTGTGCCCGCTGGCGCTGGCTGACGTGCTGTGTGCCCCCGTGCCCTTCATTGTAGGCATCCACTCCAGCTACTTCGACCTCCACGAGCCCCCCAGGGACGTCATCTTCGTCGATCTGGACACCAACACCATCTTCCA GAGTGAGGAACGCAAACTGCTGTCCCCGCGCTCCCTACCCCGCCGTCCCTGCAAGGTGCTGCTGGCCTcgctccacagcctctcccagcagctggaTGAGA TGTACAGCGGGCCGGGTGAGGAGGCGtcgctggagctgctgctgagcgacgcggaggcggcgcggggccggcgagcgcagctggagctggaggcgCGGGCGGCTTTCCTGCGTTTCATGGCCTGCGTCCTGCGGGGTTACCGCTCCTTCCTGTGCCCCATCGCCCTggcgcccgccccggccggccGCGACGCCGGCAGCCTCTTCGCCCTGCAGG GGTTCCTCAAGTCCCGGGAGCGGGCGTACCACCGGTTTTACGGGCAGCTGCTGCGCACCCAGCTCTTCACCCAGTTCATCGAGGACTGCTCCTTCGCCAGCGACCGAGACCCCTGCCTCGAGTTTTTTGACACCTGCGTGGATAAG gtgcaggcgGAGCTGGAGAAGCCGGAGGACACCCCCCTGATGGAGCTGGACGACCCGCGGGGGGGTGAGCACACGGTCTTCATCACCCCCCCCGAGCAGCCGGCGGGTCCCGACGGCGCCGAGCTGCCTGCGCGGTACCG CTATGATGGGTTCCCCACCCTGCGCCCCGAGCTCCTGGAGCCCCCCCGGGACCCGCTGGTGGCCCAGCTGTGTCAGGCCAGGAGCAGTGCCCCCAGCAGCCCGGCCCCACGCAGGACCAAGCAG GAGATGAAGGTGGCCCAGCGTGTGGCCCAGAAGTACTCCTCGGTGCCCGACATGTGGGCCAAGTGCCTGCTGGGGCACTGCTACGGGCTCTGGTTCCTTTACCTGCCCACCCACgtccgcgccgcccccgccaaGCTGCGGGCGCTCCAGCTGGCCTACGACGTCCTGCGCAAGATGGAGGCTCACAAAGTGGTGCTGCCGGACGAG GTTTGTTACCGCATCCTGATGCAGCTCTGCGGGCAGTACGGCGAGCCGGTGCTGTCGGTGCGGGTGTTGCTGGAGATGAAGCGTGCCGGCATCGTGCCCAACACCATCACCTACGGCTACTACAACAAG GCGGTGCTGGAGAGCAAGTGGCCAGCGGGGACGCAGAGCGGGCGCCTGCGCTGGGCCAAGCTCCGCAACGTGGTGCTGGGGGCGGCCCAGTTTCGGCAGCCCCTGCGGCAGCGGGAACGCcaggctgccgccgccgctgccgccacCGCCCCCCCAG ACGGCCGagcccccccggcgccccgtCCCAGCCTGCAGCGGCAGACCACCTGGGCCGGGCGCAGCctgcgggacccccccccaaccccgcgGCTGGTGAAGAGCGGCAGTCTCAGCTTCCCCGGCGGCACCCATGGtgaggggggccggggaggaTTGGGGGAGCCCCCAACCACTCGGCCCCCACCTCTTCCCGCAGCCCCGGATCCGCTGCCCCCGCGGCTGCAGGGTCCCCCCGGCTCGGCCGATGGGAGCCTGTCAGACGTCAGCTTCGCCACGGACGAGAGCGACCGGGCGGACGAGGGGCCGGCGGGTGGCACGCCGCGACGGGGCTTGGCCgccaagctgcagcagctcctgtcaCCCGGCAAACGGTCCCCGCTGCGGCCGGCCGCCGGCGCCGAgctccccgccggcccccgcgaTGCCGCTGACGCTGCCTGCCCGCGCAGGGGCTCCGAGCAGCGGGACGGGGATCCCCCGCCGCGCCGCAGCCCCGCTGAAACCCTGCTGCGCCCACGGGAACGGCCCGAATCCACCGCCTCCGAG AGCTCCGTCTCTCTGGGCAGTGAGTTGGACCTGTCGGACACGTCGGTGGGCAGCACCGGCGTTCCCAAGTCCTCCGAGCTGCCGGCTGATGGGGCGGCCGGGCAGGAGCCGCCCGCCGTGGAG gTCCTGCTGTCCAGCTGCTCGCGGTGCCAGGGCTGCGGCGCGCTGGTGTACGACGAGGAGGTGATGGCCGGCTGGACCTCCGACGACTCCAACCTCAACACCACCTGCCCCTTCTGCAGCCGCTCCTTCGTCCCCTTCCTCAGCATCGAGATCCAGGACTTCCAGCTGCCCCCCAG TGCCGCCGGGGAcggctccctccctcctcccgctGCGCAGGGACCGGTTCTCAGCGACCGCCGCCGCTGCCTGGCCCTGGACGAGGCCGAACCGGAGCTCTGCAACGGCTGCCCGGACACGGCG GTGCCGCGGCGGTCAGAGCGGGTGGCTTTCGCCTACCTGAGCCCGTTGGTGTTACGGAAGGAGTTGGAAAGTTTGGTGGAGAACGAAGGCGGCGAGTTCCTGGCGCAGCCGGAGCTTGTGGACAGTCACCCCATCATCTACTGGAACCTCGTCTGGTACTTCCAGCGCCTGGAGCTGCCCAGCAACCTTCCCCGCCTGCTCCTGGGCTCCCAGCACGTCGCCCTGGCCCCGCAG GCGCAGCCCCCGGACGCCCCCTGCGTGCGTGTGCGGCTGCTGTGGGACGTCCTGGCCCCCGAAGGTGACGCCTGCCCCCCGCTTTACGTCCTCTGGCGGCGTCACA gTAGCGTCCCCACCCTGCTGCGGTCCCAGCGACCCCCCGGCCACCCCTTCTCGCTGACCTTCCTGGAGGCCGTGCTGAGCCACGTGGGACTGAACGAGGTGCACAAAGCCATCGCCCTCTTCCTCGAGACGCCGGCAGCCCCGGGCGGCCCCCAGAACCTGCAGAG GAGCATCTACCGGGAAATCCTCTTCCTCACGCTGGCAGCGCTGGGCAGGGACCATGTGGACATAG CCGCTTTCGACAAGAAATACAAGTCGGCCTACAACAAGCTGGCGGGGAGCCTGGGCAAGGAGgagctgcggcggcggcgggcgcagCCCCCCAGCTCCAAAGCCATCGACTGTCGCAAGAGTTTTGGGGCCACCCTGGAGTGTTAG